The Dreissena polymorpha isolate Duluth1 chromosome 9, UMN_Dpol_1.0, whole genome shotgun sequence genome contains the following window.
tgtaaaccaaaactgtcagttttgctggatataatggcttgtataatgcccagctcttgccttggcagaacagcttctaaaaacggaaaaccaacaaatattttacaatttgatcaataatgcagacaatttataaatgtcttgttttttgttgatttcgaatctggaagatttattacgtaagattgtggtacgaaaattccaacggtatcggatttcgtggttttaggcctaaactatttatagtgatatgtaaccttttgggatatcggtaaagtgcgagcagacgaggtgaaaatactttaaaaattaaagctaaaagactaaaaagttagatctgaatatctttaaaatttgtgaataaatgtgtttctggtgggtaacaacgacaacttaccagaatattgctcatgatcaaacgtaaaacttctttctgagagcgaatggaaaatgcgtcacaaattctgatacataaacagtagggtgtcgttattgaaataccgcgagaatacttgaagaatagagatgccaactatagtgtttaaaacaaataattttttaacaagcgtttgtgatttgtcaggataataataacaataagatatcgaaaagatcaaagcaaataaattcgacagaaatcggagATTTTGTCTGGAGTTCCTTCCCCTTTCACTACGTAACAGTAAAAGAAGCAGGGTACCAGAATATCGGAGATTcgacaatatattaaagacgggttatgttcccctaaattgtgttcggtgaagactgttactatatgtagtgaaccagtcttcggcttatacccactgaaaaagagcattcaggggagataattgagtaatgacctaattctggaacggttgcgaagaaaaacaaaataatgcgagaatatttagtgcgattcgctacacaattatgatgtcattgatataactttttctgaggtatgtatttacatgtgatttagcatatgtcaaagtgtttttgatttgttcaagttcataaatagcatcgcaaGAATATGTGTCCGGGgtaaatttttttgagacgtatccatatgtggtattcttatgtaattttatgtctaaattcccatatgtatgaacggtcaacgcccgcttcgcgggcttttgcccgtgaTATAATAGCCATATAAACTATTCTCTGGCATTAATAGACATAAACAGATCAGTAATATAGCACTTATGCGCTAATTCAAACAACTTATACGATAATGTGTGATTGCATAATAATCTTGTACTCAGTTTCAATGACATTCACGAAAATGTGCAAGTTTTCCACACCACGTTTCCGGATTTCAAAAATACCCACAGTGTTCTCCGTAAAAAACGGAGTAGCCAGCGATAGTAACAGAGTAGCCGGCGATAATGCACACGGCATGCCGTGTTCACAAGCTGCGAAGCGGGTAGGTTCGGGAAGGGTATCCCCTCCATTCAGGGGGGTATggggaaaaaaatgaattaatggaGTGAAATGGTGATCTGGCGCATTTTAGGGTGGTTTTTTttggattaaagtaataaagcaTTTGTcatagaaaatgaaatatttatttgaaatctctaaaatttaaaaaatgcattttaattgcaactttttttatttcaacaatctgAATCAGAGTTAGAGTCAGAGTCATGCGCTTGGTCAAGGGCTTGGTGTGCACGCTTATATTCaaattcataactattctttATACAAAGGCGTGTACAATTATCCATTGCTAATACacagtattaatttgaaaaaaagcacgTTAGATATCAAACGTGTCCGACACACGTATCTCATACAATCATCTTTATAAATATGACGGATTTTGTACTGGTATAAACAAAGCAACTCCACGTAGCAGCAGTTAATAAATGCAGAAGAACATGTACAAAGTCTACCGATTACATGCAAGGTGCTGAGTTATAAATGATTTCTGCTGAGTTATAAATGATTTCTCACATCAACTAATAAGTTTTGATCGTATATAATGGGTCTATTTATGGATTTTTCATTCTACCTTGAATTCGCCTACAAAAATCGGCGAGGACTCTTTGACTTGTGTCTTCTTGGCACTGTGTAAGTCTTTTTTTAGGTGAAGGCATCGTGACGTCTGCTTCTAAACAACTATTTCAAACAAACGCTTTAAATACAGCACATTAATTGGAAAATGTCCGGTCAAATGTTAAATTAGCTGGCTGTAAACTTACCGTAGTTAGCTAAAAATACCTCTGTGTTCGTAAATCTCCGCCATAAACGAGCGTGCAATAAAGCGGTAAAAAACTGTTACGTAAAGATACGAACTATCGATCGTTTATCCGTGCTTGTCTCTGCGCGAAAATAATGCGCATTAGAATATTAACTTCGAGCTAGTTTGTTTAAACACAAAAGTGAAAGTATTGCGTCAAAATTTGTATAAACACAGGCGTTTTTGTGGCATTTCGAATGTATATTTTTGAGAAAAGTAGCCGGCGCCTAGATTGTTAGTAACCGGCGAAATCGCCGGCCgccggtgcttccggagaacactgtACCCACCATATTGACTGTCTCCAAAATCCTCCACAAGCTAGAGCTTGTATCTAATCAACCAATCATTATACACCAACAATCTTCGGAACCTCCCTAAGACAGATCGAATAATCATTTCAGTTTgataaggccaaaaaaaataggtccgtttccgTTTTCTCCCGAATCAGTGCCCACCCACAACTTTTTATTGGATtcgcaaaaaaaataattgttcattttCGTTCATTTCGCATAACTTTCCATTTCCATTCTAGTACCCGAAAGACACCACCCAAataaaaaatccctacctaccgaccctgttttttttccAAGGACACCAGAAACAGACCTTTTTTTTGGCCTAACAGGTTATTTTATCAAGTTTTCCTTTTGAGTATTAGTCCACAAATGATACACAACTTGATTTTGATAATAACAGGcatttagttcttcttgaatgctctgatcTTTTATGAGTACATGTGTAcagccagggccctcaatctatcaaatctgccaccgaatttcggcggcagtcccccacctgaaaagtatacttatttcccctttttggggaaaaaattccccctaaaaaaaaaaaatttttttttttttttttttttttaatagaaagatgtgtctcatgattattatatctcaattctatttcaattaatcttttcaaacatactaaattatgaaaaatgcaatgaatatagtgcaaacatgtacaaatgaaataatgagagagtaagtaaaaaattcccccaaaaagggaaacgccgcgaaaattccccctcctaagggctgcggaccccttcccccaaagtagtgtgagggccctgacaGCTCAGAGTAACTGTTCTTCCTTATAAAACCAAAttccatgtaaaaaaaaataagtctcaagtttgtctataaaatcgaaatcaatcaacctaatacattgtaacaaacacaatatctattcatattgacatatatttgtgtgtttttttgtggtTAAATGCTCGAAACAAAAAGTTGATGAAAACAGTCATCAATACAATTCAATCTATCTTAGTTCTTACGAAGGTTCCAAAGATAGTGGGTGTAGCACGATTTGTTGATTAGACAGGAGATCCATCTTGCCAAGCATTCCTGAGATAGTCTATGTATACATAAGAATGTTTTCAAATTTGGAATACTCAGCATTTTCCATTgaacaaacttaaacattttgcgtACCGTTGACATGATTGAACCTTGGATTTATATCATAATTCTCCATGCATACCGCATCAAGTAAGTTGTTTGAAATTGAGCATTGAGGATACATTTATGAACcttgtgtgtttatttatgccagaaaatagttaatGCTGCTCATTTTAACAATAAAGGTGCTGTCTGGAATATGGTTTGCAGAGTTTCCATGAaaaatcttgttaccagttgcaactcccagcaacCCAGAGGGTcagtagctgggagttggattattgcaactaaacaagcattgtgtttgttacaatCTATTTGGTTGGTTacaaaattttataaacatatgtgAGACAAAAAAAATTTACCTGTAAAAAGCCCATTAATAGCAGGAACAActttgagctgtacgtatgtactcataaaagctttAAGCATTCAAGAACAACTAATAAGAGGCCAATCCCCATGTGCTAATTTAAATGGTTGATtagtgttatttttattattttagattttactttcttttttattgttggctggaaagtgtatttttaaaagtCCAGTAATGAAATTTCACCCATTTTGATTTAATATGAAAAAGTGAGAAAATAGGTATTTTACCTGAAATGAGAGGTAATCACTGTGAGGTGTGTGGAAATTATTGTTGACAAATATTTTAATCATCAAGTACTTGTTTTGTCAGTGATTATATCTTTCACTTTTCAGACCTGAAAGCATTTGAGAGAAGATTAACGGAAGTTATTGACAAACTTCAGCCTGCTGCAAGATTTTGGAGAAGTATGATATTGTTTGGTCAAGCCCTTTTACTGTCAGCTCATTATTTTTTatgagcacaacttgctcatggtgagcttttgtgatcgccttttgtccgctgtgcgtcgtctgtcgtgcagcgtcaacatttgccttgttaacaccctagaggccacatttattgtccaatcttcatgaaatttggtcagaagattggtctcaatgatattgtggatgagttcgaaaatggttatgtgtgcttgaaaaacatggctgccagggggcggggcatttttccttatatggctttagtaaaatcttgttaacactctagaggccacatttattgtctgatcttcatgaaacttggtcagaagattcatcccaataatatcttggacgagttcgaaaatgatgccagttggttgaaaaacatggccaccagggggctgggcatttttagctcacctgtcacgaagtgacatggtgagcttatgtggccgtgtgatgtctggcgaccgttgtgtgtgcgtccgtcaacaatttgtttgtgtagacagtagagggcacagtttttatccaatctttatcaaatttggtcagaatgtttatcttgatgaaatctgggttgggattgtatttgggtcatctggggtcaaaaactaggtcacaaggtcaaaaactaggtcacataataggtcaaaaaatagaaaaaccttgtgtagacaatagaggtcgcagttttcatccaatctttatgaaatgtagtcagaatgtttatcttgatgaaatctgggttgtgattgtatttgggtcatctggggtcaaaaactaggtcactatgtcaaaaactaggtcaaataatagaaaaaccttgtgtagacagtagaggtcacagttttcatccaatcttaacgaaatttggtcagaatgtttatcttgatgaaatctgggttgggattgtatttgggtcatctggggtcaaaaactaggtcactaggtcaaatagtagaaaaaaccttgtaaagacagtagaggtcacagttttcatccaatctttatgaaatttggtcagaatgtttatcttgataaaatctgtgttaggattgtatttgggtcatctggggtcaaaaactaggtcaaataatagaaaaaccttgtgtagacaatagaggtcgcagttttcatccaatctttatgaaatttggtcaaaatgtttatcttgataaaatctgggttgggattgtatttgggtcatttgaggtcaaaaactaggtcactaggtcaaataatagaaaaaccgtcaacaatttgtttgtgtagacagtagaggtcacagttttcatccaatctttatgaaatttagtcagaatgtttattttgatgaaatctgggttgggattgtatttcggtcatctgaggtcaaaaactagttcactaggtcaaaaactaggtcagtaggtcaaataatagaaaaaccttgtatagacaatagaggtcacagttttcatccaatctttatgaaatttggtcagaatgtttatcttgatgaaatctgggttgggattgtatttgggtcatctggggtcaaaaactaggtcactaggtcaaataatagaaaaaccttgtgtagacaatagaggtcaaagttttcatccaatctttataaaatttgaacagaatgtttatcttgatgaaatctgggttgggattgtatttgggtcacctgggttcaaaaactaggtcactatgtcaaataatagaaaacccttgtgtagacaacagaggtcacagttttcatctaatctttatgaaatttggtcagaatgtttatcttgattaaatctgggttgggattgtatttggttagtcaggtgagtgattcagggccatcatggccctcttgatccttatatggctatagtaagaccttgttaacactctagaggccacatttattttcaggtcttcatgaaacttgctcagaagatttgtcccaattatatcttggatgagttcagaaatggtccCCTTtgattgaaaaacgtggctgccaaggggtggggcatttttccgtttatggctatgtatggctatagttaaatcttgttaacactctagtttgcccaatcttcatgaaatttggtcagaacatttgtttcctgtgtagtaaagtttggttttattatgtaacattaactgtattatgtaatttttcataacacagaattttcataattaacataactgttttagccattagcacttatgataagcctatcaactaagagatagctgaaagaaagacaacatgtacatgattttgcagtatttatctctcttgtttaacctggttcagtcatctatttttagttctgctctggaatttgggaagatattgatcattgataaatggacCGTTCTGATGGAAAAAATGCTATTCTGCCagtgatctcttctgaactgtataaaataagctgttttggctgattttatcacctcttgatgctttcttgaaaaggtaacagctcttgaaaaaggttggaattttgaaataattaaactctaaattattttaacaccagcagcaagacattttggcattactttctaaattattcttattatttagattatttttatttggtattttgtaaatttgaaaaactctattttattttattaacttgagtaaattcttcttatttttacatttgattcactgaagtttcctaatctccataaatattgttctttagattaagttaaacctattttgtaaactagatttttgaagcactttctagacttacAATAACTAATATTTGTatcagttttttgacagattgtgaacttctttttacattcattaaggtatttgctgtatgttgttcatttttgtactTACATGTAGATTCCTTAGACtcggcttgtacctgttcttaattctctgtcattgttcttcattttccgagttcttggaataaaagtaagttatttttgttaaagctgctttggttttcacttataaataaattctttgagtgtattcaggcgtctctggctggacgcctttagttaattgaattacaaccagtcagtggtgtcatcctgaccggaaataagcgttcgtcaaataaatatttccgcattacataagtgctctcaaagttacataacttgtaaccgtcctgtgaccgagTCATTTGCGCAAGCGAAgtagaccgcactaccacacctggatatgGCAGTTGatttcgataatggtttggatcggtaaaaaaacatggccgcacgggggggtctttttccttatatttatataaagctTGCggactctctagaagtcacattttttgcctaatcatcatgaaaaattttcaaaacattatttatgtggaagtctcggacgagtttgaaaagggtcgtgatcagtgaaaaaacatggggccgccagggagtggggcagttttctttatatgtatatattgagaacatgtgaacagtctagaagacacatattttgtccaatcttcatgaaatttggacatattttggaagagttaaaaaatggttcacgtctgttaaaaaaaacatggccaccaaggggccatttgttgttcaatcttcatgaaacttggtttgagcatttgttccattgatattttgggctgcaaagaacgggtcatttctttttatctcaggttagcgactttgggcctttcaggccctcttgtttaacaatgGAGGTTCAGTGAAATAAGAGTGCACCCATCAGATATTGTCCGTAATGTATCTTTTGTTTATCATGTTGGGAATATAAAAGTGAATTAAGCATcaattttaaatgtgaaaaaGTTCAATTCTTTTATCAATAACATGTaaacaaattacttaaaaaaaattaaatgaaatagaaataTCTTGAACAAAAACAATAAGATGACATGGTAATTACAATTTCAaatgtcttcatttctacacttacacatttttaattctaaaCATCTGAAAGTCAAACGCTTTATTGGAAATTTTGTCGTTGGGACTTGATTTAGTGAAAAAAAGATTAAACCAAACCAAATCCTGGTTAAAAAACAATTATAAGTCAAGTTAAAAGTGTGTATGTTAGCATAACAATTATTTCCTAAGGcggaaaattttttttttacataattaaaaatattccaGCTAACAGTATGATTTGAAATCTGAAAACGTTATTAGTAAATAAAGTGTTCATGTATGTACCCGTAAGAATTGCATATGATGTATAAATATTAATGAGGATTGTAAAACAAAAAGTATATTATAAAAGATAATCTAGTAGTCAACTAGTTTGTAAAACTTACGTTTGTCATCTAAACTTGGTTGCCAATACCAtaacttttattttgaaatggttAATTCTTTTAAAGTACACTTCTACACCCGTAACAAAAGTTAAGAGAATCAggaaataatgttttcatttcgTTTTCACATTAGACTATACATTCTCCAAGTATGCGCTCCACACCATTTAcatgttgttttgacaattttCAGTTATTTTGATATTCATCTCAATATGCACAGCTGTTGGAGCATGGACGTGGATATGGGACCCTGATACATCAAAGGTACCAGTACGACCATTAAAAAATGACTATTAATGAGAGGAGCCTCATCAAAGTAACTGTTCATGTACAGTCTTTGTTAAAACCAACTTTTAAGATTGGGGTCAAAGTTAAGGTCACCTTTTCTAAAAATGAAAAACTGTTTTCGCCCAGTAATACTTGGATAAAGGCATGGTTCTTAAATCAAATGTGTGTGCAGCAGACCTATCTAAGGATTGCActattatttgtaaattaaattaaattgaagcaTTAAAAAGCTGTTTTGTTAGCATTAAAAACTGCGTTTGGTGGCAACTctgtgtttattgtttttgtttctgtCTTTAAAACTTTGTATAATGGTTTCTTTTTGTGACTGATTACAATAACAAAACCACTCAAAACATACCATTAAGGCTGTTGATGGTTTCCACTGTTATTTACCGTTATTTACCCCTATGTATCTTCTTTCCTGTTGCAGGTTCCATTTACTCAGTCGTTGTTTAATCATCCATTTTTCACGTTGACATGTTTGTCACTTGTCATGCTTTTTTTGTGCGGAATACACAAAAGAGTTGTTGCCCCATCAATGTATCCTTGTCAATGCGTATCAACTGTTGAATACCATTAATTGACCCATGTGgatatgggtcttatgcaatatgtggCTAGTGCAGCTCCAACCCAGCCTTCGCatccgcacagtctggtcaggagctttcTGGCTATAAATGAGACAATGAGAAAGTGAATGACTTTATAGCCGACAGTTAAGCTCCTGACCACGAATGTGCTGGTTTGTCTTGAGTTACACTGGCTGCATATGCCAAAAGACCCATCTTTGTATTGTCTGGCTAAATTAATCCAGTATGTTATATTTGCTATGTAGTTGGCAAATTTAATGGAGTAATGATATGGTGTCATACTTTTCTATTTTGCAGCACATGCCATACGAGTGGTACACTATCATTaagatattgaataataaattgcgataatattattatataatatgcatCACCATATGTTTGCAATTCATGTATCACTGAATTGTTAagctatttttttcattttaagctTTATGCTTAAGACAATGGTGATTGTCACAATGTTAGAACTGTCATTGGATCACATTTTAAGCAACTTAACCACTTGCCAGTATTGCATCTAGATGTCGACAGGTTCTCTCAGATTACAACATGTCATGTGATGATGTAAGTACAAAATCTTTAACGATTTGACTTGGAATCCCAGGGCATCTtaattatttcaagtttgattCCAAATACAAGCAacctttttttcttgtttttttttatttgccacACCTAAGAACAAAGTACGAAAAGGGACCTATTGTAGTTTGTCACTATTTTTCTTTTGTTGCCCCACATcaacatttcttttaaatgacTTCTCCTTAAACACCTGGTTGATTAGGACCAAATATGGCAGGCATGTACCTGAAGttgatttttttatgcccccggatcgaatgatcgggggtatattgtttttggcctgtctgtctttctttctttctgtctgtcattccgtcattctgtcattctgtcccacaactttaaccttacagtaaagttttgcaataactttcgaaatattgaacatagcaacttgatatttggcatgcatgtgtatctcatggagctgcacattttgagtggtgaaaggtcaaggtcatcattcaaggtcaaaggtaaaaaacaaactttactttaaggttaaagttttgcaataacttttgaaatattgaacattgcaacttgatatttggcatgcatgtgaatctcatggagctgcacattttgagtggtgaaaggccaaggtcatccttcaacgtcaaaggtaaaaaacacacaaaaaacgcgcattaggaggcattgtgtttctgacaaacacatctcttgttcacaaatgtgttcatttcaaaagaGTATCTTAAGATATTGTTGCAACTGCAACTAAAAGCTAAGCATACAACCTAATTTTTATAATCTTGTCAGATTGCAGGATTGTAAATAGTTTCGATAGAAATGAAATAAGGGTGACCCTCTCAGTATGTAAACATTATCCTGGTtcgttatttaattaattaatgacaacatacttgtttaaattagAACATTTgcagaccatacggcccagattagcggactatacggccaAGATTTGCGGACCATTCGGAAAATGTCTGAATTAATATTCATATGGTGTTCCActtctttcaatattttatcaataaattaattaatatattaaaagatcTGAAATGACATTAATGACACAATAcgtgtttaaatttgaacattggCGGACCATACGGCCCCGATTTGCGGACCGTAGGGACCATGtctatattaataattatttcgtGTTTCACATCCTTCAATATTGCATCAATAAATTTAATAGCATATTAAAAGTTGCTGTTATAACATTAATGACaacataattgtttaaatttgaacatttgcagaccatacggcccagataagcggactatacggcccaaaTTTGCGGACTATACGGAACATGTctgaattaaaattaatttcgtGTTTCActtctttcaatattttattaataaattaattaatatattgaagtATCTGTAATGACATTAATAACATAATAcgtgtttaaatttgaaaattgGCGCACCATACGGATTATGCCTTAATAAGTAATTCATTCAAGATTGtgagaaaatataaaatatagaaataacgtGGCCATAAACTGCAATAGTTCTATTATTCCATCGGTTAATGACTCATCAATAATCAAGTAGCAAAAAATTAAcatcaaacaaaatgtgtcataAATGGGAACACCAATCAGTAAgtgtcataaatagggcgtaCTCGAGATGCAAACATACGAGTCAATAAGTCGAGAGTTATACACGTATTGACATGTTAAAATATACGTTTGACtgctaaattttaataacatGTATTAAATAGGTATAAAAACGTGTCTTATAAAGATACATAGATAAAACATGTGttgtgtgcatttcttttttaagatagaaacacgtgtattttttgtaatatatttaagtgatgtaagaaattttaattaacgttgtcaccaagCTGCATCTATtaatttttataagtattaatgtCCAATTTTATAA
Protein-coding sequences here:
- the LOC127846447 gene encoding nuclear envelope phosphatase-regulatory subunit 1-like, which produces MSLEQTEDLKAFERRLTEVIDKLQPAARFWRIILIFISICTAVGAWTWIWDPDTSKVPFTQSLFNHPFFTLTCLSLVMLFLCGIHKRVVAPSIIASRCRQVLSDYNMSCDDTGKLILKPRPTT